Part of the Oncorhynchus gorbuscha isolate QuinsamMale2020 ecotype Even-year unplaced genomic scaffold, OgorEven_v1.0 Un_scaffold_1905, whole genome shotgun sequence genome, CTCACTAAATACTCCACGTCTTTATTACGACGGTCTTTGTCTCCTGTGGTTTGACCTTTTTAGAGGGGCATGGTCAAGATTACTGGACTTCCTGAAAGCGGCTGCTCCGAGGTTGATATCGCAAAGCTGGCCCAGCCCTTCGGAACACCTGTCAAGATCCTCCTCATCACCAAGCCCAGTGAGGTAGGCACGCTATCTGCAATAAATCACTCACTTTCATATTATGTGGcttagggcagtgtttcccaaccctggttctccagtaccccaacagtacaccctgtacaagcacacctgattcaacttgtcaactaatcatcaggcGCTCAAtgagttgaaccaggtgtgtttgtccagggctacaacagaaatgtgtgctgttgggtgtactggaggaccagggttgggaattTGATTCCAACGTAGGACCTGCTGAATATATTGGCAGTGTCAAATGTTCTGTCAGATGCTTTGGGTAAAATAGTCAGTATAATGGCAATATCATATGATTTTCACATTGATTTTTAAACAGTATAACTTGTGTGCCCAATATGACTGACTGTCTGTTTGTGGTCCTCGCCAGGCTCTGGTCACCATGCAGGATGTGGAGACAGCCCAGGAGATGGTGAAAGTTTACACCGACATGCCTGTCTGCATCAACGACTCTGTTCTGAACATGAGCCTGCTTCCAAACCTCCTGGTGGACTTCAACAGACCGGTAAGATGCTGTGGCTTGACTGACTGATCCCTATTAGGGCCTCAACCGTGCATCTCCAGCATCCTCTGTTCTGGGCAGTTTTCTTCACTTAATTCCAGCTGGTTGCTGCAAAGTATGATAAATGTCCACTATGAAAAGAGTGTTTATGCACATTCAACTTATTCTTCTCTGATCAGTGACGACATAAAGAACTTTTCATTCCATTTTATTACCACAGGTGGCACTTTTCCATTCATTGATGGGACCCAGGAATCCTGTTAGTGTGAGTATTTTACTGTTGCTTCAGCTAACCTAAAAGGCTCTTAATAATAGCATTGTTGCCACCTCATGGAAAAGGCAGAAAAACACAGACAATCCCAACTGATTTAAGACCTGTATGTTAAAACATGATTTAACCTAATGAAATGAATCACACCCAAGACCATATATTATTGCAGAGTCCCTTTACAATTTCTAACAACTATTTATGAAGTTGAGCTTCTAATAATTGATACAAGTGAAGGTTTTTGTAATTGATGAATACATTTCAATGTTTCCAATACGTCCTGCAGGAGGTgggaggtgatgatgatgatgactggaACCGTCTCCTAGTTGTCAGTAACATCCCGGCCACGCCCTCCGGCCCAACTGAGATCCAGAATCTGGTCCAGCGCTTCGGCACAGTCCAACAGACTCTGGCActcaaggacaaggtgagggacctgtgggtggggaggggtgtgtgttgggggacgGGGGGGTCTTTGTGTGCTTAAGTGTCTGTCTACGGGAGGGACATCTTAGTGAGGAACGTTTAACTGTTTGTGTGTTCAAGTGTCTTGCATCTACCCTGCCTATAGTAATTCCACGCCATCCATCCAATCCTGTTTTCTTTACCCCATgcagatcatctttgagatgggAACAGCAGACATGGCCAAGAGTGTCTTCAACCGCTTCCAGAAGTTTCCTGCATTGTTCAGAACAACAAGCTTGCCTTCTCCTGGAAACCTGATCCCAAGACTGATCTACCTAAAGTCGACATCTCCTCTGCCGGCTCAACAGCTTCAACTGATGGCAATGACTCCCAGACTGCAGAGACCACTATGCCCCCTGGTGGCCAGGAGGACTCACTGTCTCAGTCAGGATTAAAGGTGGAGTCAGGAACCGGGGTTGATACTAAGGTTGAAGGACAGGAGGTTCAGCCAGGGAATGAAGGGATGAATGTTGAAGAAGGGGTTCAAGCCACAAAGTCTCCAGCATTAGGAGGAAAGGATTCAGAGAAGGAGCCTGATGCATCTCCCTTACAGCCAGCAGGAGTGAACCAGAGAGAACCTGGAGGTCAGGGTGGAGAGGTCGTCACAGAGAAAGTTGTAGACATTTCAACAACGGAGTCCGAAGAACCAGTCTCCTCAGATGCTACCTCCGCTCCTCAAGCTGCTAAACCAGAGACGGAGAACATGTCTGTTTCCAGTTCCACAACAGCCACCCCAGCCCCAAAAGTGATGGCAGCCATCATAGAGGCCTTACGACAGGAGAGCAGGAACAGATCCTCTACCAGGATTGCCACCAACCAGGCTGCAGCTGAGAATCCTCCAGGTAAACAACCAAAAGATAAGGAGACTCCAGATGTTCAGGCTGCCCCCGCTCTACCCAGAGTGACCCCAGAGATCCTGAAGGTGCTGCTGGAGGAATGCAGGATCCGGTCCACCAGTAGGGCCGGCGCTGAGCAGGCCAGGAAGGAGCAGGCTCAGGCGCCCCCTGCAGGCCAAAAGCCATCCACCGGAAACCGAAGAGAccacagtggagacagggagccTGGAAGAGAGCAGGCCACCAAGAGGAAGACCcgtgaggaggaaagggaggagagggagacagcgaggagggagagggagaggaggatgaagacccaagaggaggagaaggagaaaggaaggagggagagagagaagaggcggTCCCACAGGGAACGGTCATCAGGATCACCGGGGTCCAGGTCCTCTATGAGGTATGAGGGGAGCCGGCACAGTGGGAAGAGCGGCGCCAGGTCTGAGTCCAGGAGAGGAAACGGAGaggagaaacagcaggtaggAGAGAGGCTAGTGTGTTGGTATTCACTCTATATACAGAGAGGACAAAACATTAACAATGCTTTCCATGATAGGCTTTCACCTGGACAGTCTATGATCCTTATTGAggccacttgttaaatccacttcaatcagtgtagatgaaggggaggagatggttTAATAAtgattttcaagccttgagacaattgagccaTGGATTGTGTGTTTGTGCCATTGGGCAAGACCAAATAtttgtgcctttgaacagggtgtggtagtaggtgccaggcacaccggtttgtgtcaaacccagcagcgttgcagttctttccatcctcaacagtttcccgttgtgtatcaagaatggtccactactcaaagaacatccagccaacttgacacaactgtgggaagcattgagtcAACAGGCCAGCTTCCTGTGGatcgctttcaacaccttgtagagcgggggggcaactcaatattaggaaagtgatCCTAATGTTTGGTGTACTCTGTGCAtgtatggatggagagagaatctCCAGTGAACCAGAGTGTCATATACCCATCATGAATACAGAATGCCAATATCAACTTTCCAATCATTTTGGGGAATGAAGAAAACGGTGGTTTTTAAAGTTCCCTGTCATGTGTTCtttcaggaagaggaggagttagGTGAGAAGCACGTCCCCTTCGACATGGAAGACTTTGTGACTGTGGACGAGGTGGGGGAAGCAGCTGCGGTGCCCCTTCTCCCCGAGACAACCACAGAGGTTACAGTTAACGACCCTGTGACCACAGCCTCTGAGGCGGAGCAGCAGGCACCAGCTGACACTACATCGATGGAGTTGGAGGGTGAGCCTGGGACAGCCAAGGTACGGGAGGAAGCGCTGGACAAACGAGAACAGAAGGAGGAGGGGTTGTCCCCATCAACCACAGAGGGTTCGGTGAAGACTGCAGAGGGACCTGGGGacgtgacagaggagacatttcCTGACTGTCAGGATGACATCAAAGAGGTCAGTGTGTCCAGTCACTTTCCTATTTGAGTAATCCCTTCCCTAAAAGAAAGGCCTATAGAAACTCTATAGCATTCAACAACGAGCAGGTCGGTGATAAGACTACTTCAACCGAGGAAGGAAAAATCTGTGTGTTTCTAAAGTCTTATCTAACATTCCTCTCCTTCAGCCTGTGGTCACTGTGCCGAAGACAACCTGCGATGAGGTCACTGAGGAGTCCACAACCACAGACTCACCTGGCGCCGCTGGAGAAGAGGAACGGGATGGACAAGTGGAGGGCCTCAACATGGGGACGTTTCTGACGGTGGATGAGGTGGGACGGGTGGAGGAGGACGGGAGAAGAGGACTGCTCAGAACGGTAAGAAACATACTGTATATCACTGCTATGCTTGTCTCGCGAaagcccgtcattgtaaataaaatctGGTCTGCTGTGCTTacctgtataaataaataaataaaataaaaatgtatgaagATATGGTAGGAAACTGGCCAGTGGAGATAAGAAACAAACTTTGTTAAGTCAATCTGCAACATATTTGTCTGAGGAGACTGGATTGTGTTCAGTAGCGAAATGTTCTGAAATGGAAAATAAATGAGTGGTTTGGTCAAGTTTAGGTAGTCCCTACCTGACCTTTTTTCTGAGGTGTATATATCGTCTTGTTTGCTGAGGGTATATATCGTCTTGTTTGCCACAGGAGGAAAAAGACTACAGGGAGAATGTTGTTTTGAGATATGGTAGCCAGCCTACTGTATGCATAGTAGTGGTCGAGTTGGCCACCCGCCTTTTTGTCAAGTGGTCAATGAATGGTAACCTGGTTTACATAGATTAGTGGTTGTGGTCATTGTAGAGGATTGGTGGTGGCGAGGTCAGATAACCAAGTGCATGTAGTAGAGGTGTAATGGTACAAGCATTAGTACTGAACCGTTTGGTATGGGGACCTCAGATCGGTCTGCACTGTGAACCCAAATGAATAGATCAATAAAACATCTGTgtgtacacagtaccagtcaagtttacacacctactcattccagggtttttctttatttgtattctttttacattgtagaataatagttaagtcATCAAAACAATTAGATAACACATacataatcatgtagtaaccaaaagagcgttaaacaaatcaacgtttatttgagattcttcaaagtatccaacCTTTGCATGACAGCTTTGCgcattctctgaaccagcttcataaggtatcacctggaatgcatttgtcGTAATGTTGTATTGATTAATGTGACGACAGCAGTTTATAATTACGTGATTTAATGAGTCTGGTATTAACTCGTTAACCTgggggcaccatgggaaagttTTGGCTGAGTTTCTATTTCTCAAAATAACTTATCAGAAAATCGATTTCACAACAGTCGCTAATTAATTTcctctacagtctcattctgaactttGCATAATCTGCACAAACCCGATTCCCACTATTAAAAAAAAAGTCCGTACCACACCAATTGAG contains:
- the LOC124024515 gene encoding uncharacterized protein LOC124024515, producing MSEKPHRPSSSASSKPGAKPAAGKETALGQDSEVCPSQSFCSSPPAPQKKPNPTQQKKNPPGSYLLYLSGLPVDAKYQEVVSLVQSFGKVTNVLIIRNEEGDENQGQPQYSKATVCMQKEQDAKALAECLTLTIREHPISVSDQNGEGELTSSIPVIIKGEVIGAPKTPAAPNEANLTVKVPEASVGQKNSNEIHREQVKPQRKRKRGCRAGQLERLKRLQRENKRGMVKITGLPESGCSEVDIAKLAQPFGTPVKILLITKPSEALVTMQDVETAQEMVKVYTDMPVCINDSVLNMSLLPNLLVDFNRPVALFHSLMGPRNPVSEVGGDDDDDWNRLLVVSNIPATPSGPTEIQNLVQRFGTVQQTLALKDKIIFEMGTADMAKSVFNRFQKFPALFRTTSLPSPGNLIPRLIYLKSTSPLPAQQLQLMAMTPRLQRPLCPLVARRTHCLSQD